Below is a genomic region from Azoarcus sp. KH32C.
GCTTCGTATCGACGCCGCGCAGCTCTTCCTCGCCGACCGAGAAGGCCACCACCGGCACGTCGGTCGCCTTCAGGCCCGCGTTGCCGAGTTCCTTGTAGAAGGGCACGTTCGAGTCGCCGTTGATCGTCGAGATCACCGCGGTCTTCTTGCCCTCGGCGGCGAACTTCTTGATCTTCGCGATGATCGTCTGGTAGTCCGAATGACCGAAGGGGGTGTAATCCTCCATGATGTCGGCATCGCTCACGCCCTTGCTCTTCAGGAAGGCGCGCAGGATCTTGTTCGTCGTGCGCGGATAGACGTAGTCGGTGCCGAGCAGCACGAAGCGCTTCGCCCCGCCGCCTTCGGGGCTCATCAGGTATTCGACGGCCGGGATCGCCTGCTGGTTGGGCGCCGCGCCGGTGTAGAAGACGTTCTTCTCGAGCTCCTCGCCCTCGTATTGCACCGGGTAGAACAGGAGGCCGTTCAGTTCCTTGAACACCGGATTCACCGACTTGCGCGACACCGAGGTCCAGCAGCCGAACACCGCCGCGACCTTGTCCTGGCTGATCAGCTGCCGCGCCTTCTCGGCGAAGAGCGGCCAGTTCGATGCGGGGTCGACGACCACCGGCTCGAGCTTCTTGCCCATCACGCCGCCCTTGGCGTTG
It encodes:
- the urtA gene encoding urea ABC transporter substrate-binding protein, whose protein sequence is MNRRSFVQALALSASIAAIGMPFGAHAADTIKVGILHSLSGTMAISETALKNVALMTIEEINAKGGVMGKKLEPVVVDPASNWPLFAEKARQLISQDKVAAVFGCWTSVSRKSVNPVFKELNGLLFYPVQYEGEELEKNVFYTGAAPNQQAIPAVEYLMSPEGGGAKRFVLLGTDYVYPRTTNKILRAFLKSKGVSDADIMEDYTPFGHSDYQTIIAKIKKFAAEGKKTAVISTINGDSNVPFYKELGNAGLKATDVPVVAFSVGEEELRGVDTKPLVGHLAAWNYFMSVKNPENDAFAKKYKDWAKKNGVPNADSVVTNDPMEATYVGIYMWKQAVEKAKSTDTDKVIAALGGQTFKAPSGFTLTMDKTNHHLHKPVYIGEVRADGQFDVVWKTKEPIRAQPWSPFIAGNEGKQKL